The following coding sequences are from one Neovison vison isolate M4711 chromosome X, ASM_NN_V1, whole genome shotgun sequence window:
- the LOC122896748 gene encoding N-acylglucosamine 2-epimerase, with protein MSGGLQMWQDMEKEREAMQTWKERVAQELDRVVAFWTEHSRDQEHGGFFTCLGRDGQVYDDLKYVWLQGRQVWMYCRLYRKLERFRSPELLESAKAGGEFLLRYARVAPPGKKCAFVLTRDGRPVKVQRTIFSECFYTMAMNELWRVTGEARYQKEAVEMMEQIACWVREDPSGLGRPHLPGAPASESMAVPMMLLNLVDQLGEADEELAGNYAELGDWCVQRILRHVQRDGQAVLENVSEDGEELPGCLGRHQNPGHALEAGWFLLRHAVRKGDPKLRAHVINKFLLLPFRSGWDPDHGGLFYFQDADGLCPTQLEWAMKLWWPHSEAMIAFLMGYSDSGDPALLHLFYQVAEYTFRQFRDPEYGEWFGYLNQEGKVALTIKGGPFKGCFHVPRCLAMCEEMLGALLSRLPVAPGPSSGSPPAVPPAVPPASQGAK; from the exons atgaGCGGGGGTCTCCAAATGTGGCAG GATATGGAAAAGGAGCGAGAGGCTATGCAGACCTGGAAGGAGCGCGTGGCGCAGGAACTGGACCGCGTGGTGGCTTTCTGGACGGAGCACTCTCGCGACCAGGAGCATGG GGGTTTCTTCACGTGCCTTGGTCGAGATGGGCAGGTGTACGATGACCTCAAGTATGTCTGGCTGCAGGGGAGGCAG GTGTGGATGTATTGTCGCTTGTACCGAAAACTTGAGCGATTCCGCAGCCCTGAACTTCTGGAGTCCGCCAAAGCAG GTGGCGAATTTTTGCTGCGTTATGCCCGAGTGGCACCTCCTGGAAAGAAGTGTGCCTTTGTGCTGACGCGGGACGGCCGCCCGGTCAAGGTGCAGCGGACCATCTTCAGCGAGTGTTTCTACACCATGGCCATGAACGAGCTGTGGCGGGTGACGGGGGAAGCGCGTTACCAG aAGGAAGCGGTGGAGATGATGGAGCAGATCGCGTGCTGGGTGCGGGAGGACCCGTCGGGGCTGGGCCGTCCGCACCTCCCCGGGGCCCCGGCCTCCGAGTCCATGGCGGTGCCCATGATGCTGCTCAACCTCGTGGACCAGCTCGGGGAGGCGGACGAGGAGCTGGCGGGCAACTACGCGGAGCTGGGGGACTGGTGTGTCCAGAGGATTCTGCGGCACGTCCAG AGGGATGGACAGGCTGTGCTGGAGAACGTGTCCGAGGACGGTGAGGAACTTCCTGGCTGCTTGGGGAGGCACCAGAACCCAG GCCATGCGCTGGAAGCTGGCTGGTTCCTGCTCCGTCATGCTGTCAGGAAGGGTGACCCCAAGCTCCGAGCCCACGTTATCAACAAGTTCCTGTTACTGCCCTTCCGCTCTGGCTGGGACCCTGACCATGGAGGCCTCTTCTACTTCCAGGATGCTGACGGCCTCTGCCCCACCCAG CTGGAGTGGGCCATGAAGCTCTGGTGGCCACACAGCGAAGCCATGATCGCCTTCCTCATGGGCTACAGTGACAGTGGGGACCCTGCCTTGCTGCATCTCTTCTACCAGGTGGCTGAGTACACCTTCCGCCAG TTTCGGGATCCTGAGTACGGGGAATGGTTCGGCTACTTGAACCAAGAGGGGAAGGTCGCTCTCACCATCAAAGGGGGTCCTTTCAAAG GCTGCTTCCATGTGCCGAGGTGCCTCGCCATGTGCGAGGAGATGCTGGGTGCCCTGCTGAGCCGCCTCCCCGTGGCTCCGGGTCCCAGCTCTGGCTCCCCTCCCGCCGTGCCCCCCGCCGTACCCCCCGCCAGCCAAGGCGCGAAATAA
- the NAA10 gene encoding N-alpha-acetyltransferase 10: MNIRNARPEDLMNMQHCNLLCLPENYQMKYYFYHGLSWPQLSYIAEDENGKIVGYVLAKMEEDPDDVPHGHITSLAVKRSHRRLGLAQKLMDQASRAMIENFNAKYVSLHVRKSNRAALHLYSNTLNFQISEVEPKYYADGEDAYAMKRDLTQMADELRRHLELKEKGRHVVLGSIENKVESRGNSLPSSGEACREEKGLAAEDSGGDSKDLSEVSETTESTDVKDSSEASDSAS; this comes from the exons ATGAACATCCGCAATGcgagg CCGGAGGACCTCATGAACATGCAGCACTGCAATCTCCTGTGCCTGCCCGAGAACTACCAGATGAAATACTACTTCTACCACGGCCTCTCCTGGCCCCAG CTCTCTTACATCGCTGAGGATGAGAATGGGAAGATTGTGGGATACGTCCTGGCCAAAAT GGAGGAGGATCCAGATGATGTGCCCCATGGACACATCACGTCGCTG GCTGTGAAGCGTTCCCACCGGCGCCTCGGCCTGGCTCAGAAGCTGATGGACCAGGCCTCGAGAGCCATGATCGAGAACTTCAATGCCAAATACGTATCCCTGCACGTCAGGAAGAG TAACCGGGCCGCCTTGCACCTCTATTCCAACACTCTCAACTTTCA GATCAGCGAAGTGGAACCCAAGTACTACGCGGATGGGGAAGACGCGTACGCGATGAAGCGGGACCTCACCCAGATGGCGGACGAG CTGAGGCGGCACCTGGAGCTGAAGGAGAAGGGCAGGCATGTGGTGCTGGGCTCCATCGAGAACAAGGTGGAAAGCCGGGGCAACTCACTTCCAAGCTCGGGAGAGGCCTGTCGTGAGGAGAAGGGCCTGGCTGCTGAGGATAGCGGTGGGGACAGCAAGGATCTCAGCGAGGTCAGCGAGACCACAGAGAGCACCGACGTCAAGGACAGCTCAGAGGCCTCTGACTCCGCCTCCTAG